Proteins encoded by one window of Carassius carassius chromosome 30, fCarCar2.1, whole genome shotgun sequence:
- the LOC132110852 gene encoding DDB1- and CUL4-associated factor 10 isoform X1 yields MSSGQPSDTEAPEEPRAAEDNDDSDEDEGRQRNVTGTQGSSRLESAADGGAGSGCRVSTACDSLFSWICRRTVGRGPFVDPARDHFRTMTRLYSSMSPAADSVNLSTQTHGAVFNLEYSPDGSVLTVACEQTEVLLFDPISSRHIKTLVEAHEDCVNNIRFLDNRLFATCSDDTTIALWDLRKLNSKVCTLHGHASWVKNIEYDTNTRLLVTSGFDGNVITWDTNRFTEDGCPHKKFFHTRYLMRMRLTPDCSKMLISTSSGYLLILHDLDLTQSLEVGSYRILRARRAPLSTEGSSAGSRSAGSRHTIDSKTHPHREGLSPRNSLEVLTPEIPGEKDRGNCITSLQLHPKGWATLLRCSSNMDDQEWTCVYEFQEGAPPRPPVSPRCSLRLTHYIEEANVGRGYIKELCFSPDGRLICSPYGYGVRLLAFDEHCAELVDCMPVRTALLREIRSIYSHSDVVLTSKFSPTHCQLASGCLSGRVALYQPHF; encoded by the exons ATGAGCTCGGGACAGCCGAGCGACACCGAGGCGCCCGAAGAGCCGCGCGCTGCGGAGGACAACGACGACAGCGATGAAGACGAGGGCCGCCAGAGGAACGTTACCGGGACGCAGGGCAGCTCGAGGCTCGAGTCGGCCGCGGACGGCGGGGCGGGCTCGGGGTGCAGGGTCTCGACCGCCTGCGACTCTCTCTTCTCGTGGATTTGCAGGAGGACAGTTGGCAGGGGGCCGTTTGTAGACCCCGCTCGGGATCATTTCCGTACCATGACACGACTTTATTCATCCATGAGCCCGGCTGCGGACTCGGTGAACCTCAGTACACAAACCCACGGGGCTGTCTTCAACCTGGAGTACTCTCCGGACGG GTCAGTTTTGACAGTTGCTTGTGAGCAGACAGAAGTGCTTTTGTTTGACCCCATTTCCTCCAGACATATCAAAACACTGGTGGAGGCTCATGAGGACTGTGTAAACAACATAAG GTTTCTCGACAACCGGCTGTTTGCGACCTGCTCCGATGACACCaccattgcattgtgggatttgcGTAAACTCAACTCGAAGGTGTGCACATTACATGGCCATGCCAGCTGGGTCAAGAACATAGAGTATGATACAAACACTCGCCTGCTGGTGACGTCAGGATTCGACGGAAATGTCATCACATGGGACACCAACAG GTTCACAGAAGATGGCTGTCCACACAAGAAGTTTTTCCACACTCGCTATCTAATGCGGATGCGCCTGACTCCAGACTGCAGTAAGATGTTGATCTCCACCTCCTCTGGTTACCTGCTCATCTTACATGACCTTGACCTCACCCAGAGCCTTGAGGTCGGCAGCTACCGCATCCTACGGGCCCGAAGAGCTCCTCTCAGCACAG AAGGTTCATCAGCAGGTTCCAGGTCGGCAGGTTCCCGTCACACCATTGACAGTAAAACCCATCCACACAGAGAGG GTCTTTCACCCAGAAACAGTCTTGAGGTTTTAACCCCAGAGATCCCGGGTGAGAAGGACCGTGGGAACTGCATCACCTCCTTGCAACTTCACCCTAAAGGCTGGGCCACGTTGTTGCGCTGCTCCAGCAACATGGACGACCAGGAG TGGACGTGTGTGTATGAGTTTCAAGAGGGAGCTCCACCTCGACCTCCGGTGTCTCCTCGCTGCTCTCTGCGTCTCACGCACTACATCGAGGAGGCTAATGTCGGCCGAGGCTACATTAAAGAGCTGTGCTTCAGTCCCGATGGCCGGCTCATATGCTCGCCGTACGGTTACGGCGTGCGCTTGCTGGCGTTCGATGAGcactgtgccgagctggtggacTGCATGCCTGTGCGGACGGCTCTGCTGCGAGAGATTCGCTCCATCTACTCTCACAGCGACGTGGTGCTCACCTCAAAGTTCTCTCCTACTCACTGTCAGCTAGCATCGGGCTGCCTTAGTGGACGCGTAGCTCTGTATCAACCACACTTTTAA
- the LOC132110852 gene encoding DDB1- and CUL4-associated factor 10 isoform X2, producing the protein MSSGQPSDTEAPEEPRAAEDNDDSDEDEGRQRNVTGTQGSSRLESAADGGAGSGCRVSTACDSLFSWICRRTVGRGPFVDPARDHFRTMTRLYSSMSPAADSVNLSTQTHGAVFNLEYSPDGSVLTVACEQTEVLLFDPISSRHIKTLVEAHEDCVNNIRFLDNRLFATCSDDTTIALWDLRKLNSKVCTLHGHASWVKNIEYDTNTRLLVTSGFDGNVITWDTNRFTEDGCPHKKFFHTRYLMRMRLTPDCSKMLISTSSGYLLILHDLDLTQSLEVGSYRILRARRAPLSTGSSAGSRSAGSRHTIDSKTHPHREGLSPRNSLEVLTPEIPGEKDRGNCITSLQLHPKGWATLLRCSSNMDDQEWTCVYEFQEGAPPRPPVSPRCSLRLTHYIEEANVGRGYIKELCFSPDGRLICSPYGYGVRLLAFDEHCAELVDCMPVRTALLREIRSIYSHSDVVLTSKFSPTHCQLASGCLSGRVALYQPHF; encoded by the exons ATGAGCTCGGGACAGCCGAGCGACACCGAGGCGCCCGAAGAGCCGCGCGCTGCGGAGGACAACGACGACAGCGATGAAGACGAGGGCCGCCAGAGGAACGTTACCGGGACGCAGGGCAGCTCGAGGCTCGAGTCGGCCGCGGACGGCGGGGCGGGCTCGGGGTGCAGGGTCTCGACCGCCTGCGACTCTCTCTTCTCGTGGATTTGCAGGAGGACAGTTGGCAGGGGGCCGTTTGTAGACCCCGCTCGGGATCATTTCCGTACCATGACACGACTTTATTCATCCATGAGCCCGGCTGCGGACTCGGTGAACCTCAGTACACAAACCCACGGGGCTGTCTTCAACCTGGAGTACTCTCCGGACGG GTCAGTTTTGACAGTTGCTTGTGAGCAGACAGAAGTGCTTTTGTTTGACCCCATTTCCTCCAGACATATCAAAACACTGGTGGAGGCTCATGAGGACTGTGTAAACAACATAAG GTTTCTCGACAACCGGCTGTTTGCGACCTGCTCCGATGACACCaccattgcattgtgggatttgcGTAAACTCAACTCGAAGGTGTGCACATTACATGGCCATGCCAGCTGGGTCAAGAACATAGAGTATGATACAAACACTCGCCTGCTGGTGACGTCAGGATTCGACGGAAATGTCATCACATGGGACACCAACAG GTTCACAGAAGATGGCTGTCCACACAAGAAGTTTTTCCACACTCGCTATCTAATGCGGATGCGCCTGACTCCAGACTGCAGTAAGATGTTGATCTCCACCTCCTCTGGTTACCTGCTCATCTTACATGACCTTGACCTCACCCAGAGCCTTGAGGTCGGCAGCTACCGCATCCTACGGGCCCGAAGAGCTCCTCTCAGCACAG GTTCATCAGCAGGTTCCAGGTCGGCAGGTTCCCGTCACACCATTGACAGTAAAACCCATCCACACAGAGAGG GTCTTTCACCCAGAAACAGTCTTGAGGTTTTAACCCCAGAGATCCCGGGTGAGAAGGACCGTGGGAACTGCATCACCTCCTTGCAACTTCACCCTAAAGGCTGGGCCACGTTGTTGCGCTGCTCCAGCAACATGGACGACCAGGAG TGGACGTGTGTGTATGAGTTTCAAGAGGGAGCTCCACCTCGACCTCCGGTGTCTCCTCGCTGCTCTCTGCGTCTCACGCACTACATCGAGGAGGCTAATGTCGGCCGAGGCTACATTAAAGAGCTGTGCTTCAGTCCCGATGGCCGGCTCATATGCTCGCCGTACGGTTACGGCGTGCGCTTGCTGGCGTTCGATGAGcactgtgccgagctggtggacTGCATGCCTGTGCGGACGGCTCTGCTGCGAGAGATTCGCTCCATCTACTCTCACAGCGACGTGGTGCTCACCTCAAAGTTCTCTCCTACTCACTGTCAGCTAGCATCGGGCTGCCTTAGTGGACGCGTAGCTCTGTATCAACCACACTTTTAA